A genomic region of Brienomyrus brachyistius isolate T26 chromosome 6, BBRACH_0.4, whole genome shotgun sequence contains the following coding sequences:
- the src gene encoding proto-oncogene tyrosine-protein kinase Src isoform X1: MGATKSKPKEPGQRSRSLDGTIGPCGGGGHHLSPGPQSLTPTRSPGRDGTRRGTQPLVSNAELALFGGVDHPGTITSPHRGQLAGGVTTFVALYDYESRTAADLSFKKGERLQIVNNTRKLNCREGDWWLARSLTSGQSGYIPSNYVAPSDSIQAEEWYFGSITRRDSERLLLSLENRRGTFLVRESETTKGAYCLSVLDYDNVKGLNVKHYKIRKLDSGGFYITSRMQFSNLQQLVMHYRKYADGLCHCLTEVCPVLKPQTQGLARDAWEIPRESLRLDVKLGQGCFGEVWMGTWNGTTRVAIKTLKPGTMSPEAFLQEAQVMKKLRHEKLVQLYAVVSEEPIYIVTEYMGQGSLLDFLKGEMGKVLRLPQLVDMASQIASGMAYVERMNYVHRDLRAANILVGDNLVCKVADFGLARLIEDNEYTARQGAKFPIKWTAPEAALYGRFTIKSDVWSFGVLLTELATKGRVPYPGMVNREVLEQVERGYRMPCPAECPESLHDLMLSCWRKEAEERPTFEYLQGFLEDYFTSTEPQYQPGENL, from the exons ATGGGGGCGACCAAAAGCAAACCCAAGGAGCCGGGCCAGCGTTCCCGTAGCTTGGACGGGACCATCGGCCCCTGCGGTGGCGGGGGGCACCACCTGAGCCCCGGGCCGCAGTCCCTGACGCCCACGCGGAGTCCGGGCAGGGACGGCACCCGCCGGGGCACTCAGCCACTGGTCAGCAACGCAGAGCTCGCCCTCTTTGGGGGGGTGGACCACCCTGGGACCATCACCTCCCCACACAGAGGACAGCTAGCAG ggggagtCACCACTTTCGTGGCACTGTATGACTACGAGTCACGCACAGCCGCAGACCTGTCTTTCAAGAAGGGCGAGCGCCTGCAGATCGTCAATAACAC GAGAAAGTTGAACTGCAG AGAAGGGGACTGGTGGCTGGCTCGATCCCTCACTTCAGGACAAAGCGGATACATTCCCAGCAACTACGTTGCTCCTTCGGACTCGATCCAAGCAGAAGA GTGGTATTTTGGCAGCATCACCCGCCGGGACTCGGAGAGGCTGCTGCTGAGCTTGGAGAACAGGAGAGGCACCTTCCTCGTGAGGGAGAGCGAGACCACAAAGG GTGCCTACTGTCTGTCCGTCCTGGACTATGACAACGTGAAAGGTCTCAACGTGAAGCATTATAAAATCCGCAAACTGGACAGCGGAGGATTCTACATCACGTCACGAATGCAGTTCAGCAACCTGCAACAGCTGGTCATGCACTATCGCA AGTATGCAGATGGGCTGTGTCACTGCCTGACAGAGGTGTGTCCCGTGCTGAAGCCCCAGACCCAGGGCCTGGCTCGGGACGCCTGGGAGATCCCCCGCGAATCACTGCGGCTGGATGTTAAGCTGGGTCAGGGTTGCTTTGGGGAGGTCTGGATGG GTACGTGGAATGGTACGACGCGTGTGGCTATCAAGACCTTGAAACCGGGAACCATGTCCCCAGAGGCTTTCCTCCAGGAAGCCCAGGTCATGAAGAAGCTCCGGCATGAGAAACTGGTGCAGCTGTACGCAGTGGTTTCTGAGGAGCCCATCTATATCGTCACAGAGTACATGGGCCAAG GAAGCCTGCTGGACTTTCTCAAAGGAGAAATGGGCAAGGTGCTGCGACTACCCCAACTAGTGGACATGGCCTCACAG ATCGCCTCTGGAATGGCTTACGTGGAGAGGATGAACTACGTGCACAGAGACCTCAGGGCAGCCAACATCCTCGTGGGAGACAACCTGGTCTGCAAAGTGGCCGACTTCGGCCTTGCACGGCTTATCGAGGACAATGAGTACACAGCCAGACAAG GAGCCAAGTTCCCCATCAAGTGGACCGCTCCGGAAGCTGCGCTGTACGGTCGCTTCACCATCAAATCTGATGTCTGGTCCTTTGGTGTCCTACTGACTGAGCTGGCCACCAAGGGAAGGGTACCATACCCAG GAATGGTGAACAGAGAGGTCCTGGAGCAGGTGGAGCGTGGCTACCGGATGCCTTGCCCTGCCGAATGCCCCGAGTCTCTGCATGACCTGATGCTGAGCTGCTGGCGTAAAGAGGCCGAGGAGAGACCCACCTTCGAGTACCTGCAGGGTTTCCTAGAGGACTACTTCACTTCCACGGAGCCCCAGTACCAGCCAGGGGAGAACCTTTAG
- the src gene encoding proto-oncogene tyrosine-protein kinase Src isoform X3, with translation MGATKSKPKEPGQRSRSLDGTIGPCGGGGHHLSPGPQSLTPTRSPGRDGTRRGTQPLVSNAELALFGGVDHPGTITSPHRGQLAGGVTTFVALYDYESRTAADLSFKKGERLQIVNNTRKLNCREGDWWLARSLTSGQSGYIPSNYVAPSDSIQAEEWYFGSITRRDSERLLLSLENRRGTFLVRESETTKGAYCLSVLDYDNVKGLNVKHYKIRKLDSGGFYITSRMQFSNLQQLVMHYRKYADGLCHCLTEVCPVLKPQTQGLARDAWEIPRESLRLDVKLGQGCFGEVWMGTWNGTTRVAIKTLKPGTMSPEAFLQEAQVMKKLRHEKLVQLYAVVSEEPIYIVTEYMGQGSLLDFLKGEMGKVLRLPQLVDMASQIASGMAYVERMNYVHRDLRAANILVGDNLVCKVADFGLARLIEDNEYTARQGYTPRRIL, from the exons ATGGGGGCGACCAAAAGCAAACCCAAGGAGCCGGGCCAGCGTTCCCGTAGCTTGGACGGGACCATCGGCCCCTGCGGTGGCGGGGGGCACCACCTGAGCCCCGGGCCGCAGTCCCTGACGCCCACGCGGAGTCCGGGCAGGGACGGCACCCGCCGGGGCACTCAGCCACTGGTCAGCAACGCAGAGCTCGCCCTCTTTGGGGGGGTGGACCACCCTGGGACCATCACCTCCCCACACAGAGGACAGCTAGCAG ggggagtCACCACTTTCGTGGCACTGTATGACTACGAGTCACGCACAGCCGCAGACCTGTCTTTCAAGAAGGGCGAGCGCCTGCAGATCGTCAATAACAC GAGAAAGTTGAACTGCAG AGAAGGGGACTGGTGGCTGGCTCGATCCCTCACTTCAGGACAAAGCGGATACATTCCCAGCAACTACGTTGCTCCTTCGGACTCGATCCAAGCAGAAGA GTGGTATTTTGGCAGCATCACCCGCCGGGACTCGGAGAGGCTGCTGCTGAGCTTGGAGAACAGGAGAGGCACCTTCCTCGTGAGGGAGAGCGAGACCACAAAGG GTGCCTACTGTCTGTCCGTCCTGGACTATGACAACGTGAAAGGTCTCAACGTGAAGCATTATAAAATCCGCAAACTGGACAGCGGAGGATTCTACATCACGTCACGAATGCAGTTCAGCAACCTGCAACAGCTGGTCATGCACTATCGCA AGTATGCAGATGGGCTGTGTCACTGCCTGACAGAGGTGTGTCCCGTGCTGAAGCCCCAGACCCAGGGCCTGGCTCGGGACGCCTGGGAGATCCCCCGCGAATCACTGCGGCTGGATGTTAAGCTGGGTCAGGGTTGCTTTGGGGAGGTCTGGATGG GTACGTGGAATGGTACGACGCGTGTGGCTATCAAGACCTTGAAACCGGGAACCATGTCCCCAGAGGCTTTCCTCCAGGAAGCCCAGGTCATGAAGAAGCTCCGGCATGAGAAACTGGTGCAGCTGTACGCAGTGGTTTCTGAGGAGCCCATCTATATCGTCACAGAGTACATGGGCCAAG GAAGCCTGCTGGACTTTCTCAAAGGAGAAATGGGCAAGGTGCTGCGACTACCCCAACTAGTGGACATGGCCTCACAG ATCGCCTCTGGAATGGCTTACGTGGAGAGGATGAACTACGTGCACAGAGACCTCAGGGCAGCCAACATCCTCGTGGGAGACAACCTGGTCTGCAAAGTGGCCGACTTCGGCCTTGCACGGCTTATCGAGGACAATGAGTACACAGCCAGACAAGGTTACACACCTAGACGCATCTTATAA
- the src gene encoding proto-oncogene tyrosine-protein kinase Src isoform X2, whose translation MGATKSKPKEPGQRSRSLDGTIGPCGGGGHHLSPGPQSLTPTRSPGRDGTRRGTQPLVSNAELALFGGVDHPGTITSPHRGQLAGGVTTFVALYDYESRTAADLSFKKGERLQIVNNTEGDWWLARSLTSGQSGYIPSNYVAPSDSIQAEEWYFGSITRRDSERLLLSLENRRGTFLVRESETTKGAYCLSVLDYDNVKGLNVKHYKIRKLDSGGFYITSRMQFSNLQQLVMHYRKYADGLCHCLTEVCPVLKPQTQGLARDAWEIPRESLRLDVKLGQGCFGEVWMGTWNGTTRVAIKTLKPGTMSPEAFLQEAQVMKKLRHEKLVQLYAVVSEEPIYIVTEYMGQGSLLDFLKGEMGKVLRLPQLVDMASQIASGMAYVERMNYVHRDLRAANILVGDNLVCKVADFGLARLIEDNEYTARQGAKFPIKWTAPEAALYGRFTIKSDVWSFGVLLTELATKGRVPYPGMVNREVLEQVERGYRMPCPAECPESLHDLMLSCWRKEAEERPTFEYLQGFLEDYFTSTEPQYQPGENL comes from the exons ATGGGGGCGACCAAAAGCAAACCCAAGGAGCCGGGCCAGCGTTCCCGTAGCTTGGACGGGACCATCGGCCCCTGCGGTGGCGGGGGGCACCACCTGAGCCCCGGGCCGCAGTCCCTGACGCCCACGCGGAGTCCGGGCAGGGACGGCACCCGCCGGGGCACTCAGCCACTGGTCAGCAACGCAGAGCTCGCCCTCTTTGGGGGGGTGGACCACCCTGGGACCATCACCTCCCCACACAGAGGACAGCTAGCAG ggggagtCACCACTTTCGTGGCACTGTATGACTACGAGTCACGCACAGCCGCAGACCTGTCTTTCAAGAAGGGCGAGCGCCTGCAGATCGTCAATAACAC AGAAGGGGACTGGTGGCTGGCTCGATCCCTCACTTCAGGACAAAGCGGATACATTCCCAGCAACTACGTTGCTCCTTCGGACTCGATCCAAGCAGAAGA GTGGTATTTTGGCAGCATCACCCGCCGGGACTCGGAGAGGCTGCTGCTGAGCTTGGAGAACAGGAGAGGCACCTTCCTCGTGAGGGAGAGCGAGACCACAAAGG GTGCCTACTGTCTGTCCGTCCTGGACTATGACAACGTGAAAGGTCTCAACGTGAAGCATTATAAAATCCGCAAACTGGACAGCGGAGGATTCTACATCACGTCACGAATGCAGTTCAGCAACCTGCAACAGCTGGTCATGCACTATCGCA AGTATGCAGATGGGCTGTGTCACTGCCTGACAGAGGTGTGTCCCGTGCTGAAGCCCCAGACCCAGGGCCTGGCTCGGGACGCCTGGGAGATCCCCCGCGAATCACTGCGGCTGGATGTTAAGCTGGGTCAGGGTTGCTTTGGGGAGGTCTGGATGG GTACGTGGAATGGTACGACGCGTGTGGCTATCAAGACCTTGAAACCGGGAACCATGTCCCCAGAGGCTTTCCTCCAGGAAGCCCAGGTCATGAAGAAGCTCCGGCATGAGAAACTGGTGCAGCTGTACGCAGTGGTTTCTGAGGAGCCCATCTATATCGTCACAGAGTACATGGGCCAAG GAAGCCTGCTGGACTTTCTCAAAGGAGAAATGGGCAAGGTGCTGCGACTACCCCAACTAGTGGACATGGCCTCACAG ATCGCCTCTGGAATGGCTTACGTGGAGAGGATGAACTACGTGCACAGAGACCTCAGGGCAGCCAACATCCTCGTGGGAGACAACCTGGTCTGCAAAGTGGCCGACTTCGGCCTTGCACGGCTTATCGAGGACAATGAGTACACAGCCAGACAAG GAGCCAAGTTCCCCATCAAGTGGACCGCTCCGGAAGCTGCGCTGTACGGTCGCTTCACCATCAAATCTGATGTCTGGTCCTTTGGTGTCCTACTGACTGAGCTGGCCACCAAGGGAAGGGTACCATACCCAG GAATGGTGAACAGAGAGGTCCTGGAGCAGGTGGAGCGTGGCTACCGGATGCCTTGCCCTGCCGAATGCCCCGAGTCTCTGCATGACCTGATGCTGAGCTGCTGGCGTAAAGAGGCCGAGGAGAGACCCACCTTCGAGTACCTGCAGGGTTTCCTAGAGGACTACTTCACTTCCACGGAGCCCCAGTACCAGCCAGGGGAGAACCTTTAG